AACCCCGGCTTTCTCAAACATATCTTTATGATAGAAGATAACAGGGGTGAAATACGTGTCCGCTCCGGATGACAAGCTGTAAATCCCGTTATCTACATGCTTTAACGCATCCGGCACCGCGTATTTTCCTAAGAAACCGTCTTTTGAAATATAAGGTGTCAAATCCAGAATGCTGCCTGTGCTCTTCAACGGCGTAAAGTAACCCGCATCATTCCAGAATACGTCCGGCATATCCCCAGATGCATTTAACGTCTTCAATTTGTTTGCCATATCCTCGCCGCCGCCGCCTGGCTCAAACTCGACTTCAAGATTGGGGAGTGCTGTAGCAATATTGGGTTTAATGAATTTTTCCATAATATTGTTGCGATTTTCGTCCGTCGTAATCGTTATGACTCTCATCTTGGTTTTTTTGCTATCCGTCTTCGTAGTACTCTTGTCATCCTGCTTGCTTGCTGCCGAGGGCGACGGGTTGTCAGACGACTGGCTGAACTTTGTTTCATCCCCACTGCCGCATGCCGTTGTAACCAGAAGAGTACTTGCCATAAGGAACATAGCTGCTGCCTTTGACTTCGTTTTCATTGTTTACCTCCCCTATTGTAAAAGCGGTTATCAGATTGATTTCAGTTCTTGAAAGCGGTATCAACCTTGAGTTAATTTTACGAATATTGCCAATTTTAGTACAGAGAATATTCTCGGACCAGTAGTAAAATTAGCGGTAAAAAATAGACGTTAGTGGCAAAGTTTACACTTTCCCCTCAACGTCTGCATGGAAGTATAGGCTAACTAATTTTATTCACATATTTGCTTGGTGTGATTCCCATCTGTTTTTTGAAGCATTTGCTGAAATAGTTGGCGTCCGCATATCCCACTTGGTTCGCTACGTTTTGAATAACCTTCTCTCCCTGATCAAAAAGTTCTTTTGCTTTAATAATCCGTATTTCGGTCAGGTAGTCATTGATCGTAAAGGTCGTTTCTTTTTTGAACACGAAACAAAGATGATTGTAATTCATATGAACGCTCTTTGCGATATCTTCGATTCGCAGTTCTTCGTTGCCGTAGTACTTCGAAATATACGATTTGACCTCCTCTATAACTTTGACGGCTCTATTGGTTTTGCGGCTGTGTACATAATTCATCGCCTTTAGAATGAAAGCGCGTATCCAGTCCTCCAACTCGTTGAAGGTCTTCATCCGCTGAACGTGTTGTATCAAATCGGGCTGTGTCATATTTCGGAAGACATCTTCAGAGCTTTGCGAGGCTTCAGCCAAAAATTCCAGACATGTGGATACGATTTCGATTCCGGCGAGAAGCAGCATTTCCATAGAAGCTTTTTGGACGCAAGTATCATGAAAAAAACGCGAGAGCCATTCTTCCGTCTCGGAGATGTTCCCGATTCGCATAGACATTAGCAATCCGCTTCTCTTTTCCACCGAGAACAAGCCGACCTTTATCCCGTTTTCCGCAATCAAGGAATGTGTGAACACCTTGTTGCCACCCCATATAAACCGTTGCTTTAATGCGATTAACGCTTCCTTGTACGATGCCGAAATCGACTCAAACGATTCGTATGCATTCCCTAAACCGATCGTTACTGTACAGCCCAAGTCGCTCTCTAAGTTCAATCGAATCCGTTCGCAAATCGTTTCCAGCTTATTGAAGTTCCCGTCAGGCGAGCCTATGATCAGAACCAGGCGAGCCTCATGGTCATGACAGCTGGCGCACTGAAAGGCGCTCTGCATATTATTTTGAGCGATGTCTTGTACCTTGGCTTTGCGTATCAGCATATCCTCATCAAGATTCCTCTCATCACTTGAATCCAGATCGACGACAATCGCCCGATAATGCAACCCTTCCAGCTTTATTCCAAAATCATTTAATCGATCCCGTTCATAACCGGATCTAGAGATACCATTTCCCTGCAGCCAAGAGTTCAGGACTTGCTCCTTCAGGACAGACAAGCCTTCGCTCGCCTGCTTTCTTAAATCGTCCAGCTCAAGTTCGCCAAGACGCTCCGTTGCTATCAGTTCTTTAATATCAAGTAAGGAGCTTCGGAGTTCTTCTTCGTTAATAGGTTTCAGCACGTAATTCATAACGCCTAACTGCA
This genomic window from Paenibacillus hexagrammi contains:
- a CDS encoding response regulator, which translates into the protein MYKVLIVDDEYYFRQALKISLPWSEMGFQIAGEAKHGVEALELMTEIEPDVVLVDMNMPIMDGLEFIHKAKERDRKSKFLVLSGHSEFVYARQAVQLGVMNYVLKPINEEELRSSLLDIKELIATERLGELELDDLRKQASEGLSVLKEQVLNSWLQGNGISRSGYERDRLNDFGIKLEGLHYRAIVVDLDSSDERNLDEDMLIRKAKVQDIAQNNMQSAFQCASCHDHEARLVLIIGSPDGNFNKLETICERIRLNLESDLGCTVTIGLGNAYESFESISASYKEALIALKQRFIWGGNKVFTHSLIAENGIKVGLFSVEKRSGLLMSMRIGNISETEEWLSRFFHDTCVQKASMEMLLLAGIEIVSTCLEFLAEASQSSEDVFRNMTQPDLIQHVQRMKTFNELEDWIRAFILKAMNYVHSRKTNRAVKVIEEVKSYISKYYGNEELRIEDIAKSVHMNYNHLCFVFKKETTFTINDYLTEIRIIKAKELFDQGEKVIQNVANQVGYADANYFSKCFKKQMGITPSKYVNKIS